One genomic region from Yersinia canariae encodes:
- the degP gene encoding serine endoprotease DegP, with translation MKKTTLVLSALALSIGLAMGPVSSAISAETASSSSQQLPSLAPMLEKVMPSVVSINVEGSAQVSNAGAGGIPPQFQQFFGDDSPFCQDGSPFQASPMCQGGGPGSKGGAPSKQDFRALGSGVIIDAAKGYVVTNNHVVDNATKINVKLSDGRSYEAKVIGKDPRTDIALLQLKDAKNLTAIKIADSDQLRVGDYTVAIGNPYGLGETVTSGIVSALGRSGLNVENYENFIQTDAAINRGNSGGALINLNGELIGINTAILAPDGGNIGIGFAIPSNMVKNLTSQMVEFGQVKRGELGIMGTELNSELAKAMNVDAQKGAFISQVLPKSAAAKAGIKAGDVIVSMNGKAINSFAGFRAEIGTLPVGSKMTLGLLREGKPVNVEVTLEQSSQTQVDSGNLYTGIEGAELSNSDANGKKGVKVDSVKPGTAAARIGLKKGDIIMGVNQQPVQNLGELRKILDTKPSVLALSIQRGDTSLYLLMQ, from the coding sequence CAACTTTAGTGTTAAGTGCATTGGCATTGAGCATCGGTTTAGCCATGGGGCCGGTTTCTTCTGCCATTTCGGCAGAAACAGCTTCTTCCAGCAGCCAGCAGCTCCCTAGCCTGGCGCCAATGCTAGAGAAGGTAATGCCTTCGGTTGTGAGTATTAATGTGGAGGGGAGTGCTCAGGTCAGCAATGCCGGTGCCGGCGGCATTCCACCACAGTTCCAGCAATTCTTTGGTGATGATTCGCCATTCTGTCAGGACGGTTCCCCGTTCCAGGCTTCCCCGATGTGTCAGGGAGGCGGGCCAGGGAGTAAAGGTGGCGCACCGAGCAAGCAGGATTTCCGTGCGCTGGGCTCAGGTGTCATTATTGATGCCGCTAAGGGTTATGTCGTTACCAATAACCATGTGGTAGATAATGCAACCAAAATCAATGTGAAGTTGAGTGATGGCCGCAGCTATGAAGCGAAAGTGATTGGTAAAGATCCACGTACCGATATCGCCTTATTACAGCTGAAAGATGCTAAAAACCTCACTGCGATTAAAATTGCTGATTCCGATCAACTGCGTGTCGGGGATTATACCGTTGCAATTGGTAACCCCTATGGGCTGGGTGAAACCGTAACCTCTGGTATTGTGTCAGCATTGGGTCGTAGTGGTTTGAATGTGGAAAACTACGAAAACTTTATCCAGACTGATGCGGCCATTAACCGTGGGAACTCTGGTGGTGCTTTGATCAATCTGAACGGTGAGCTGATCGGGATTAACACTGCTATTCTGGCACCTGATGGCGGCAATATTGGTATCGGTTTTGCTATCCCAAGTAACATGGTGAAAAACCTGACATCTCAGATGGTTGAATTTGGTCAGGTTAAACGCGGTGAGCTGGGCATCATGGGCACAGAGCTGAACTCTGAGCTGGCGAAAGCGATGAATGTTGATGCACAGAAAGGCGCCTTTATTAGTCAGGTATTGCCAAAATCAGCTGCGGCTAAAGCAGGGATTAAAGCGGGTGATGTGATTGTCAGCATGAATGGTAAAGCTATCAACAGTTTCGCTGGCTTCCGTGCTGAGATTGGTACTTTGCCAGTGGGCAGCAAAATGACCTTAGGTCTGCTGCGCGAGGGTAAACCAGTCAATGTGGAAGTTACATTAGAGCAGAGCAGCCAAACGCAAGTTGATTCCGGTAATCTTTACACCGGTATTGAAGGGGCGGAGCTGAGCAACTCTGATGCGAATGGTAAGAAAGGCGTGAAAGTTGATAGTGTGAAACCTGGTACCGCTGCTGCACGTATCGGCCTGAAAAAAGGCGATATTATTATGGGTGTTAACCAGCAACCGGTCCAGAATCTGGGTGAGTTGCGGAAAATCCTTGATACCAAACCATCAGTATTGGCGTTGAGCATTCAGCGTGGTGATACTTCACTCTACTTGTTGATGCAGTAA
- the barA gene encoding two-component sensor histidine kinase BarA — protein MTKYSLRARMMILILAPTLLLGLLLSTSFMINRYNELQKQLVSAGTNIIEPLAVASEYGMTFRNRDTVRQLINLLHRRHSNIVRSISVFDADNNLFVTSNYNYNSSQLRLPKGDPIPSSLMLSYRGDSLILRMPIVSESNLSSDRTSDSDITNRPLGYIAMDLDLQSVRLQQYKEIFISTLLLLFCMCVAILFAYRLMRDVTGPIRNMVNAVDRIRRGQLDSRVEGHMLGELNILKNGINSMAMSLAAYHEEMQQNIDQATSDLRETLEQMEIQNVELGLAKKRAQEAARIKSEFLANMSHELRTPLNGVIGFTRQTLKTSLTPTQTDYLQTIQRSANNLLCIINDVLDFSKLEAEKLVLEHIPFPLRGALDEVVILLAHTAHEKGLELTLHVNNDVPEQVIGDAMRLQQIVTNLLGNAIKFTEQGNIDILVAVQAKTAQRVTLVVEIHDTGIGISESQQAQLFQAFRQADASISRRHGGTGLGLVITERLVKEMGGDISFHSQVDRGSTFRFHLTLDLNEAIPYRHPDMPDLAGKTLAYIERNAAASRATLDILSITPLEVTHSLTLAQLPRQHYDFLLVGVPIPYRNNMAVHQDKLIAALKISEQVILALPSQSQVEAEQLKQIGAKACLIKPISANRLIPLLSYEEVHYESPVAEQTRKLPKLPFKVMAVDDNPANLKLMGTLLEEQVEETVLCDSGAKAIAYARENTLDIILMDIQMPEIDGIRASEVIHQMSHHQDTPIIAVTAHAVRGQQEQLLKLGMADYLAKPIDEARLIQALSRYQPDCVPQKPVESDIQSIPQSECEGSIDWPLAVRQAANKESLAKDLLTMLLEFTPQVTERVQAILAGSHDDDILNLIHKLHGSCACSGVPRLRQLCMTIEQQLRQQTDLQDLQPEWLELLDEIDNVRYAARSYLGAA, from the coding sequence ATGACCAAATACAGTCTTCGCGCGCGCATGATGATTTTAATCCTGGCCCCCACGCTGCTTCTTGGGCTGTTACTTAGCACGTCCTTTATGATCAATCGTTATAATGAACTGCAAAAACAACTGGTTAGTGCTGGTACAAATATTATTGAGCCGCTGGCTGTTGCCAGTGAATACGGAATGACCTTTCGCAATCGCGATACTGTTCGTCAGTTGATTAATCTCCTTCATCGCCGTCATTCGAATATTGTTCGGTCAATATCTGTTTTTGACGCAGATAACAATCTTTTTGTCACATCTAACTATAATTACAATTCCTCACAATTAAGATTGCCCAAAGGCGATCCGATTCCCAGTTCGCTGATGCTTTCCTATCGCGGCGACTCTTTGATTCTGCGCATGCCTATTGTGTCAGAGTCCAACTTGTCCAGTGACCGAACCTCAGATTCAGATATCACAAATCGGCCATTGGGCTATATCGCCATGGATTTGGATTTACAATCAGTGCGCTTGCAGCAATACAAAGAGATCTTTATTTCAACTCTGCTGCTGTTGTTCTGTATGTGTGTGGCGATTTTATTTGCGTATCGTCTGATGCGCGATGTCACCGGCCCCATTCGTAACATGGTGAATGCCGTTGACCGCATTCGCCGTGGGCAATTAGATAGCCGGGTTGAAGGGCATATGCTCGGTGAATTGAACATTCTTAAAAATGGCATCAATTCCATGGCTATGTCGCTGGCGGCCTATCACGAAGAGATGCAGCAAAATATCGACCAAGCCACATCTGACTTGCGCGAAACATTGGAACAGATGGAAATCCAGAACGTCGAATTGGGGTTGGCGAAAAAACGTGCGCAGGAAGCCGCACGAATTAAATCTGAATTTCTGGCCAATATGTCCCATGAGCTTCGTACTCCGCTCAATGGCGTAATTGGCTTTACCCGCCAAACGCTGAAAACATCACTGACACCGACTCAAACTGACTATCTGCAAACTATTCAGCGTTCCGCTAACAATCTGTTATGCATCATTAATGATGTGCTGGATTTCTCTAAGTTAGAAGCCGAAAAACTGGTTCTCGAGCATATCCCGTTCCCACTGCGCGGGGCACTGGATGAAGTCGTTATTTTGCTGGCACACACCGCACATGAAAAAGGCTTGGAACTGACTCTGCATGTTAATAATGATGTTCCAGAGCAAGTGATTGGTGACGCAATGCGTTTGCAGCAAATAGTCACGAACTTGCTGGGTAATGCGATTAAATTCACCGAACAGGGCAATATTGATATTCTAGTGGCGGTGCAGGCCAAAACTGCACAGCGGGTCACTCTGGTGGTAGAAATTCACGATACCGGCATTGGTATTTCCGAATCCCAGCAAGCACAGTTGTTCCAGGCATTTCGTCAGGCCGATGCCAGTATTTCACGTCGTCACGGAGGAACTGGCCTAGGGCTGGTAATAACCGAAAGATTGGTGAAAGAAATGGGTGGCGATATCAGCTTTCACAGCCAGGTCGATAGAGGTTCGACTTTCCGCTTCCACCTGACCTTGGATCTTAACGAAGCCATTCCCTACCGCCACCCGGATATGCCAGATTTGGCAGGGAAAACACTGGCATATATTGAACGCAATGCCGCGGCGTCAAGAGCAACGCTGGATATTCTCAGTATCACCCCTTTGGAGGTGACTCATAGTCTGACATTAGCGCAATTGCCGAGACAGCATTATGATTTCCTGCTGGTTGGGGTGCCAATCCCATATCGCAATAATATGGCTGTTCATCAAGATAAACTGATTGCCGCCCTGAAGATTTCCGAACAAGTTATTTTAGCGCTACCCAGCCAATCACAGGTGGAAGCTGAACAACTTAAGCAAATCGGTGCCAAAGCGTGCTTGATTAAGCCCATCTCCGCCAATCGATTAATCCCGTTATTATCTTATGAAGAAGTGCATTATGAATCGCCGGTAGCAGAGCAAACTCGCAAGCTACCAAAGCTGCCTTTCAAAGTGATGGCTGTTGATGACAACCCGGCTAACTTGAAGTTAATGGGGACGTTGCTGGAAGAACAGGTCGAAGAAACAGTGTTATGTGACAGTGGAGCGAAGGCCATTGCCTATGCTCGTGAAAATACATTGGACATCATTTTAATGGATATTCAAATGCCGGAAATCGACGGCATCCGCGCCAGTGAAGTGATTCACCAGATGTCACATCATCAGGACACCCCAATTATTGCCGTCACTGCTCACGCCGTTAGGGGGCAGCAAGAACAATTATTAAAATTAGGAATGGCTGATTATCTGGCAAAACCTATTGATGAAGCTCGGCTGATACAAGCCCTTTCACGTTATCAACCTGATTGTGTTCCACAAAAGCCGGTGGAGTCTGACATTCAGTCAATTCCACAATCTGAATGTGAGGGATCAATAGACTGGCCGCTGGCAGTAAGGCAAGCGGCCAATAAAGAGTCGCTGGCCAAAGATCTGTTGACCATGTTGTTAGAGTTTACGCCACAAGTGACGGAGCGCGTGCAGGCGATTCTGGCCGGTAGCCATGATGATGATATTCTGAATCTGATTCATAAACTCCATGGCAGTTGCGCATGTAGCGGTGTACCTCGGCTGAGGCAATTGTGTATGACAATTGAACAGCAATTACGCCAACAAACTGATTTACAAGACTTACAACCTGAATGGCTTGAGTTGTTAGATGAAATAGATAACGTCCGCTACGCCGCACGAAGTTATTTAGGCGCAGCCTGA
- the rlmD gene encoding 23S rRNA (uracil(1939)-C(5))-methyltransferase RlmD, translated as MAQFYSPNRRVTTKQTLTVTVNSLDPFGQGVARHNGKAIFIPGTLPGEQAEIELTEQKRQYSRGKLKRLLNRCSERVAPACPHFGICGGCQQQHANSQLQQMSKADSLRRLIMRETGSCPELDPVICGPEYGYRRRARFGLFYQTKQQQLQMGFHHNESHDLVSVKHCPVLRPELERLLQPLYHCLSALQAVRRLGHVELVLADNGPLMVLRHLDTLKEVDRVALTDFALREDIAVYLAGDSESLEKLIGEEPYYQIEGLRLAFHPRDFIQVNDRVNQQMVAQAIAWLDVRPDERVLDLFCGMGNFTLPLAKFAREVVGVEGVAALVANGQYNAQNNALPNVSFFHENLESDISCQPWATQGFDKILLDPARAGAAGVMSHIVKLAPKRVVYVSCNPTTLARDSQVLLAAGYRLAQVRMLDMFPHTGHLESMALFMQEPGVAK; from the coding sequence ATGGCGCAATTCTACTCTCCAAACCGACGTGTGACGACCAAACAAACGCTAACTGTGACAGTAAACTCGCTTGACCCTTTTGGTCAGGGGGTTGCGCGCCACAACGGCAAAGCTATCTTTATTCCGGGCACTTTGCCAGGGGAGCAAGCTGAAATTGAGCTTACTGAGCAAAAGCGCCAATATAGCCGCGGTAAACTTAAACGTTTGTTGAACCGATGCAGTGAAAGGGTGGCTCCAGCTTGCCCTCACTTCGGTATTTGTGGAGGCTGCCAGCAGCAGCACGCCAATAGTCAGCTACAACAGATGAGCAAGGCCGATTCACTTCGGCGTTTGATCATGCGGGAGACGGGGAGTTGCCCTGAATTAGACCCTGTTATTTGTGGGCCGGAATATGGCTATCGTCGGCGGGCAAGATTTGGCCTGTTCTACCAGACAAAGCAGCAACAATTACAAATGGGATTTCACCACAACGAATCCCATGATTTAGTTAGTGTAAAACACTGCCCGGTTCTGCGGCCCGAATTAGAGCGCTTGTTACAGCCGCTTTATCACTGCTTATCGGCCCTACAGGCCGTTCGTCGCCTGGGGCATGTGGAGCTGGTATTGGCTGATAATGGGCCGTTGATGGTTTTACGTCACCTTGATACCCTTAAAGAGGTAGATCGCGTGGCGTTAACCGACTTTGCCCTGCGAGAGGATATCGCCGTCTATCTGGCCGGTGACAGCGAGAGTTTGGAAAAACTCATCGGTGAGGAACCCTATTACCAGATTGAGGGTCTACGCTTAGCGTTTCATCCACGGGATTTTATTCAAGTCAATGATAGGGTCAACCAGCAAATGGTGGCTCAGGCTATAGCTTGGCTGGATGTGCGGCCAGATGAGCGCGTGCTGGATCTGTTCTGTGGTATGGGCAATTTTACCTTGCCGCTGGCCAAGTTTGCTCGCGAAGTGGTCGGCGTGGAAGGAGTTGCGGCGCTGGTAGCGAATGGGCAGTATAATGCACAGAATAACGCGTTGCCCAATGTGTCTTTTTTCCATGAAAATCTGGAATCTGACATCAGTTGTCAGCCGTGGGCAACACAAGGATTTGATAAAATATTGTTAGACCCCGCCCGCGCAGGTGCTGCCGGGGTCATGTCACATATAGTTAAACTGGCGCCAAAGCGGGTGGTGTATGTTTCGTGTAATCCCACTACGCTGGCACGAGATAGTCAGGTGTTGTTAGCCGCCGGTTACCGTCTTGCTCAGGTGCGGATGTTGGATATGTTTCCCCACACCGGGCATCTTGAATCTATGGCGCTGTTTATGCAGGAGCCAGGGGTCGCAAAGTAG
- the relA gene encoding GTP diphosphokinase yields MVAVRSAHLNPAGEFALDDWIASLGLPNPQSGERLAETWRYCEQQTQNHPDAPLLLWRGLEMVEILSTLSMDNDSMRAALLFPLVDANVVDEATLTEQFGKSITYLVHGVRDMDAIRQLKATHNDSMSSEQVDNVRRMLLAMVEDFRCVVIKLAERIAHLREVKDAPEDERVLAAKECSNIYAPLANRLGIGQIKWELEDFCFRYLHPDEYKQIAKLLHERRIDREQFIDDFVASLHKAMADEGIKADIYGRPKHIYSIWRKMQKKSLAFDELFDVRAVRVVVERLQDCYAALGIVHTHFRHLPDEFDDYVANPKPNGYQSIHTVVLGPRGKTLEIQIRTRQMHEDAELGVAAHWKYKEGAVVAGRSGYEGRIAWLRKLIAWQEEMADSGEMLDEVRSQVFDDRVYVFTPKGDVIDLPAGSTPLDFAYHIHSDVGHRCIGAKISGRIVPFTYQLQMGDQIEIITQKQPNPSRDWLNPNLGYVTTSRGRSKIHNWFRKQDRDKNILAGRQMLDDELEHMDISLKEAEKLLVPRYNMNSMDEVLAAIGGGDIRLNQMVNFLQGKLNKPTAEEADLEALRHLNNKHQPAPRNASKDSGRIVVEGVGNLMHHIARCCQPIPGDEIIGFITQGRGISIHRADCEQLAELQSHAPERIVDAVWGESYSSGYSLVVRVTANDRSGLLRDITTILANEKVNVLGVASRSDTKKMLATIDMDIEIYNLQVLGRVLAKLNQLPDVIDARRLHGN; encoded by the coding sequence ATGGTTGCGGTACGAAGTGCACATTTGAATCCAGCGGGCGAGTTTGCTCTCGACGATTGGATCGCCAGTTTGGGGCTTCCTAATCCGCAGTCAGGTGAGCGTTTGGCCGAAACCTGGCGGTACTGTGAGCAGCAGACGCAAAACCATCCTGATGCCCCATTGTTGCTGTGGCGTGGCCTTGAAATGGTTGAAATTCTTTCCACCCTGAGCATGGATAATGACAGTATGCGTGCGGCGCTGCTGTTCCCGCTGGTGGATGCCAATGTGGTGGATGAAGCCACTTTGACGGAGCAATTCGGCAAAAGTATTACTTATCTGGTGCATGGCGTGCGGGATATGGACGCCATCCGTCAGTTGAAAGCCACCCACAATGATTCCATGAGCTCTGAGCAAGTGGATAATGTGCGCCGTATGTTATTGGCGATGGTGGAAGATTTCCGCTGTGTAGTCATCAAGTTAGCTGAGCGTATTGCGCATTTGCGTGAAGTGAAAGATGCGCCGGAAGATGAGCGCGTGCTGGCGGCGAAAGAGTGTTCCAATATTTACGCGCCACTGGCTAACCGTCTGGGGATTGGCCAGATCAAGTGGGAGCTGGAAGACTTTTGCTTCCGTTATCTGCACCCCGATGAATATAAGCAAATCGCTAAGTTACTTCACGAGCGCCGTATTGATCGTGAGCAATTCATAGATGACTTCGTGGCTTCATTGCATAAAGCAATGGCAGATGAGGGTATCAAAGCCGACATTTATGGTCGCCCCAAGCATATCTACAGCATCTGGCGCAAAATGCAGAAGAAGTCGCTGGCTTTCGATGAATTGTTTGATGTGCGAGCCGTGCGGGTTGTCGTCGAGCGTTTACAAGATTGTTATGCCGCTCTCGGTATTGTTCATACTCACTTTCGTCATTTACCTGATGAGTTTGACGACTATGTTGCTAACCCTAAACCAAATGGTTATCAGTCGATCCATACAGTCGTGCTTGGGCCACGTGGTAAAACACTCGAAATTCAAATCCGTACTCGCCAGATGCATGAGGATGCTGAGCTGGGCGTCGCTGCGCACTGGAAATATAAAGAGGGTGCAGTGGTCGCAGGCCGCTCCGGTTATGAGGGGCGGATTGCCTGGTTGCGCAAACTGATTGCCTGGCAAGAAGAAATGGCGGATTCCGGCGAAATGCTTGATGAAGTTCGCAGTCAAGTGTTTGATGACCGGGTGTATGTGTTTACTCCGAAAGGCGATGTTATTGATTTACCAGCCGGTTCTACACCGCTGGACTTTGCATATCATATTCACAGTGATGTCGGGCACCGGTGTATTGGTGCCAAAATCAGTGGCCGGATAGTGCCGTTTACTTATCAACTACAGATGGGTGATCAGATTGAAATTATCACCCAGAAACAGCCTAACCCGAGTCGTGACTGGCTAAATCCTAACCTCGGTTATGTCACGACCAGCCGTGGGCGCTCTAAGATTCATAACTGGTTTAGAAAACAAGATAGAGACAAGAATATTCTTGCTGGCCGGCAGATGTTAGATGACGAGCTAGAGCACATGGATATCAGCTTGAAAGAGGCTGAAAAGCTACTAGTTCCGCGCTATAACATGAATTCTATGGATGAAGTGTTGGCGGCTATTGGTGGTGGTGATATCCGTCTGAATCAGATGGTTAACTTCCTGCAAGGGAAACTCAATAAGCCGACGGCAGAAGAAGCAGATTTAGAGGCTTTACGCCATCTGAATAATAAACATCAGCCAGCGCCACGCAATGCCAGCAAAGACAGTGGGCGTATTGTGGTCGAAGGTGTTGGCAATCTGATGCACCATATTGCTCGGTGCTGCCAGCCAATTCCCGGTGATGAGATTATTGGTTTTATCACGCAAGGCCGGGGGATTTCCATTCACCGGGCTGATTGTGAACAGTTAGCCGAATTACAGTCTCATGCTCCTGAGCGGATTGTTGATGCTGTCTGGGGCGAAAGCTATTCCAGCGGCTATTCGCTGGTGGTGCGGGTGACAGCCAATGACCGTAGTGGTCTGTTGCGCGATATCACCACCATTTTGGCGAATGAAAAGGTCAATGTGCTGGGCGTTGCCAGCCGTAGCGATACCAAAAAGATGCTGGCGACCATCGACATGGATATTGAGATCTACAATTTGCAGGTGCTGGGCAGGGTGTTAGCTAAGTTGAATCAGTTACCGGATGTTATCGACGCCCGTCGGCTCCACGGCAATTAG
- the mazG gene encoding nucleoside triphosphate pyrophosphohydrolase has protein sequence MTQSVTPHDTTALALQRLLDIMRTLRDPEHGCPWDCKQTFDTIAPYTLEETYEVLDAIQRKDFNDLRDELGDLLFQVVFYAQMGQEQGLFAFADVCHAISDKLVRRHPHVFPGESPNAIGAIMGSEAALAGWESRKAEERAEKALYSALDDIPDALPALMKAHKIQKRCAAVGFDWDTLGPVLDKVYEEIDEVMFEARQAVVDEEKLGEEIGDLLFATVNLSRHLGHKAENALQAANRKFERRFRQVEQIVTSSGKTMESATLDEMESAWQQVKKQETEM, from the coding sequence ATGACCCAATCAGTTACTCCCCATGACACCACTGCATTAGCTTTGCAACGTTTGTTAGATATTATGCGCACCTTGCGTGACCCCGAACACGGCTGCCCGTGGGATTGTAAGCAGACTTTTGACACAATTGCGCCTTACACCCTGGAGGAAACTTACGAAGTGCTTGATGCGATTCAGCGCAAAGATTTCAACGATCTTCGTGACGAATTGGGTGATTTGCTGTTTCAGGTGGTGTTTTATGCGCAAATGGGGCAGGAGCAAGGGCTATTTGCGTTCGCTGATGTCTGTCATGCCATCAGCGATAAGTTGGTGCGCCGCCATCCACATGTGTTCCCTGGCGAGTCACCAAACGCCATAGGCGCTATAATGGGCAGTGAGGCCGCATTGGCAGGTTGGGAATCGCGTAAAGCTGAGGAAAGGGCAGAGAAAGCTTTGTATTCTGCATTGGATGATATTCCTGATGCACTGCCAGCTTTGATGAAAGCCCATAAAATCCAGAAACGCTGCGCTGCTGTCGGTTTTGACTGGGATACACTTGGCCCGGTTCTGGACAAAGTCTACGAAGAGATTGATGAAGTGATGTTCGAAGCGCGACAAGCTGTCGTGGACGAAGAGAAGTTGGGCGAGGAAATCGGCGATTTGTTGTTTGCTACAGTTAACTTATCTCGTCATTTGGGCCATAAAGCTGAAAATGCGTTACAGGCAGCAAATCGCAAGTTTGAACGTCGTTTTCGTCAAGTAGAACAAATAGTTACGTCATCAGGTAAGACCATGGAGAGCGCAACACTCGATGAGATGGAATCTGCCTGGCAACAAGTTAAAAAGCAAGAAACTGAAATGTAA
- the pyrG gene encoding glutamine hydrolyzing CTP synthase: MTTNYIFVTGGVVSSLGKGIAAASLAAILEARGLNVTIMKLDPYINVDPGTMSPTQHGEVFVTEDGAETDLDLGHYERFIRTKMTRRNNFTTGRIYSEVLRKERRGDYLGATIQVIPHITNAIKERIIEGGEGHDVVLVEIGGTVGDIESLPFLEAIRQMAVDVGREHTLYMHLTLVPYLAAAGEVKTKPTQHSVKELLSIGIQPDVLICRSDRAVPANERAKIALFCNVPEKAVISLKDVDSIYKIPGLLKSQGLDDYICKRFSLTCPEANLAEWEQVLYEESNPGGEVTIGMIGKYVELPDAYKSVIEALKHGGLKNRLTVNIKLIDSQDVETRGEEMLKGLDAILIPGGFGYRGVEGKVLAARYAREHNIPYLGICLGMQVALMEFARNVAGMENANSTEFVPDCKYPVVALITEWRDEDGNVEVRTEESDLGGTMRVGGQQCHLTDGSLVRQMYGEPTIVERHRHRYEVNNMLLKQIEAAGLRVAGRSADNKLVEIIELPNHPWFVACQFHPEFTSTPRDGHPLFAGFVKAAGEYQKRQVK; this comes from the coding sequence ATGACAACTAATTATATTTTTGTGACCGGCGGGGTCGTATCCTCTCTGGGTAAAGGCATTGCCGCAGCCTCTCTGGCGGCTATACTTGAAGCCCGTGGCCTCAACGTTACCATCATGAAACTGGACCCGTACATCAACGTGGATCCGGGCACCATGAGCCCGACACAACACGGGGAAGTTTTTGTCACCGAAGATGGTGCTGAAACCGATCTGGATTTAGGGCATTACGAGCGCTTCATTCGCACTAAAATGACCCGCCGTAACAACTTCACCACTGGCCGTATCTACTCTGAAGTTCTGCGTAAAGAACGCCGTGGCGACTATCTGGGTGCGACTATTCAGGTTATTCCTCATATCACCAATGCAATCAAAGAACGTATCATCGAAGGCGGCGAAGGCCACGATGTCGTATTAGTTGAAATTGGTGGTACCGTAGGTGATATCGAATCCTTACCATTCTTGGAAGCTATCCGTCAGATGGCGGTCGATGTTGGCCGTGAGCATACACTTTATATGCACCTGACATTAGTTCCTTACCTGGCTGCTGCCGGTGAAGTGAAAACTAAGCCAACGCAACATTCGGTAAAAGAGCTGCTTTCTATCGGTATTCAGCCAGATGTGCTGATTTGCCGTTCTGACCGCGCGGTTCCTGCTAATGAACGGGCTAAAATTGCATTATTCTGTAATGTGCCAGAAAAAGCGGTTATCTCACTAAAAGATGTTGATTCCATTTATAAAATTCCAGGGCTATTGAAATCACAGGGCCTTGACGATTATATTTGTAAACGATTCAGCTTAACTTGTCCTGAAGCAAATCTCGCAGAATGGGAACAGGTATTATACGAAGAGTCGAATCCAGGTGGCGAAGTGACCATTGGGATGATTGGCAAATACGTAGAATTGCCCGATGCCTATAAATCTGTGATTGAAGCCTTGAAACACGGTGGGCTGAAAAATCGCCTGACGGTGAATATCAAGCTGATTGATTCGCAAGATGTTGAGACTCGCGGCGAAGAGATGCTGAAAGGATTGGATGCTATCCTTATCCCGGGTGGTTTCGGCTACCGTGGTGTGGAAGGCAAGGTTCTGGCGGCACGTTATGCCCGTGAACACAATATTCCTTATCTGGGCATTTGCTTGGGTATGCAGGTTGCACTGATGGAGTTTGCCCGCAATGTTGCGGGGATGGAAAACGCGAACTCTACAGAATTTGTGCCAGACTGTAAGTATCCGGTGGTTGCATTAATCACCGAATGGCGTGATGAAGACGGCAACGTTGAAGTGCGTACGGAAGAAAGCGATTTGGGCGGTACCATGCGTGTGGGTGGGCAACAATGTCACCTGACCGACGGTAGCCTGGTACGTCAGATGTATGGCGAACCAACCATCGTTGAGCGCCATCGTCATCGCTATGAAGTCAACAACATGCTGTTGAAGCAGATTGAAGCCGCCGGGTTACGTGTGGCAGGGCGTTCTGCGGATAACAAACTGGTGGAAATCATCGAGTTGCCAAACCACCCATGGTTTGTGGCTTGCCAGTTCCATCCAGAATTTACTTCGACGCCACGTGATGGTCACCCGTTGTTTGCCGGCTTTGTGAAAGCGGCTGGTGAGTATCAGAAGCGCCAGGTGAAATAA